One window from the genome of Crassostrea angulata isolate pt1a10 chromosome 2, ASM2561291v2, whole genome shotgun sequence encodes:
- the LOC128174854 gene encoding deoxynucleoside triphosphate triphosphohydrolase SAMHD1-like codes for MVWKELIFTLQIFNDPIHGHIEIHPLCVKIIDTPQFQRLRSIKQLGGTYFVYPAASHSRFEHSIGVCHLAGQLVSALRVGQPELNITDDDVLCVQIAGLCHDLGHGPFSHMFDRRFLPSLGNGTKHESLSVKMFDHLVEENKLDTEFSVNFKEDLDRNKKFITELIEGLTKDDTQGWPYKGRDQEKRFLYEIVANKRNGIDVDKWDYFARDCHMLGIKNSFDHTRCMKFARVVEVDGEKQICFRDKEIENLYEMFHTRDMLHRRAYQHSVGNIIEIMISEAMEKANKHILTPGKEGKMLGISETLDDMAAYEKLTDSIVDRIICSTDDNLKESRDILKKVKERKLYKCVGHIRKEIDKTTLKEEYCLKLKKIGSGLHENDIVIDVVNLNYGMKDKNPIDFVRFYTKENPNVAIEVKKDEVSDLLPEKFAEQRIRFFCKRDDKKSLKEAEQALTDWCNEKNCTAVIGSQIIATTPVKKNQAGGTSTN; via the exons atggtctggaaag aattaatatttacattacaGATATTCAATGACCCTATTCATGGCCACATTGAAATTCATCCCTTGTGTGTGAAAATTATCGACACTCCTCAATTCCAAAGACTTAGGTCCATTAAACAACTTGGAGGAACCTATTTCGTCTATCCTGCTGCAAGTCACAGTCGATTTGAACATTCTATAGG CGTTTGCCATTTAGCTGGACAGCTCGTCTCCGCCTTGAGAGTAGGACAACCAGAATTGAACATCACTGACGATGATGTTTTGTGTGTACAGATTGCTGGACTGTGTCACGACTTGG GACATGGACCATTTTCTCACATGTTTGATCGCAGATTCTTACCAAGTCTCGGCAACGGAACAAAG CATGAATCTCTGTCTGTAAAAATGTTTGATCACTTAGTAGAAGAAAATAAATTGGACACAGAATTTAGCGTTAATTTTAAAGAAGACCTGGACAGGAACAAAAAATTCATTACGGAACTAATTGAAGGCCTCACAAAGGATGATACTCAG GGCTGGCCTTACAAAGGAAGGGATCAAGAAAAAAGATTTCTTTATGAG ATTGTTGCAAACAAGAGAAATGGAATTGATGTGGATAAATGGGACTACTTTGCTCGGGATTGCCATATGCTTGGGATCAAGAACAGCTTTGATCATACTCGATGCATGAAATTTGCCAGAGTGGTGGAGGTTGACGGTGAAAAGCAAATATGCTTTAGAGATAAG GAAATAGAGAATCTGTATGAGATGTTTCATACTCGGGACATGTTACACAGACGAGCATACCAGCACAGTGTTGGAAACATCAtagaaataat gaTATCTGAGGCAATGGAAAAAGCCAATAAACACATTTTGACTCCTGGGAAAGAGGG AAAGATGTTAGGAATATCTGAGACTTTAGACGACATGGCGGCCTATGAAAAACTGACAGATTCCATCGTTGATCGAATAATCTGTTCAACGGATGACAATCTGAAGGAGTCAAGGGATATATTAAAGAAAGTTAAGGAAAGAAAGCTGTACAAGTGTGTCGGACACATCCGTAAAGAG attgaTAAAACAACACTCAAAGAAGAATATTGTTTGAAACTGAAGAAAATAGGAAGTGGTTTACACGAGAACGATATtgtcattgat GTTGTAAATTTGAATTACGGCATGAAAGACAAAAACCCAATCGATTTTGTCCGCTTTTACACAAAAGAAAATCCTAATGTGGCAATTGAAGTTAAAAAGGATGAG GTATCTGATCTGCTACCCGAAAAGTTTGCGGAACAACGAAttcgatttttttgtaaaagggATGACAAGAAAAGCCTAAAAGAGGCCGAACAGGCCCTAACAGACTGGTGCAACGAAAAGAATTGCACTGCG GTCATTGGTAGTCAGATAATTGCGACGACCCCTGTCAAAAAAAACCAAGCCGGCGGTACATCTACTAATTAA